A region of the Flavipsychrobacter sp. genome:
CTCCAGATATCAATGTAAAAATCAAAGAATAGACTCATACACTTCCATCACCTTAGCGGCACAGCTCTCAGGTGTAAAGTTTTGTGCATGTTGTAGTCCTTTCTCTATCATCGTAGATCGACGCTCTGCATTAGTGGCTATATCATACATTTCATTAGCCATAAGCTGCTCGTCCATAGGATCAATTAAACAGGCAGCATCTCCCCCTACCTCTACCAAGCTCGACTGGTCGGATGTAATTACGGGTATAGCACTCCATAAAGCCTCTAATACAGGCAGACCAAACCCTTCATATACGGATGGATATATCATGGCTGTAGCCATTTGATAAATAGCAGGAAAATCGAGCGAGTTTTTATAGCGAGGCTCGTTTGCAGCATACTCCTGTTCTGATAAGAAGATAATGCTTTCCTCCAGTCGGTTTTCAGTAATGTATTGTTTTACTTTTTGAAAATAACTCCCTCCGCTACCGATAACAACTAAAGGTATTGACAATTTGTTTTGGAGCAGCTTCATTGCTTTGCATATGGTCAGCAAATTCTTCCTATCTACTACGGAGCCAACATACAAGAAGTATTCCTTAGGCAGGCCATACCTTGCTCTCACCGCTTCTTTTTCTTCCTCTCTTAATAGCAGCTGGAAAATAGCATTGCAAGATTGATAACATACTTCGATCTTTTGCGGGTCTATGTTGTAAAACTCCACAATATCATCACGTGTCTGTTTACTTATAGCTATTACCTTGTCTGCTTTTTTGCATGCATATTTAAACTTGCTTCTGTATATAGCTGTATCTATTGCACCATCGTGGTGGGCATAGCGTTCAAAAATAAGGTCATGTATAGTAACTACTGTTTTGATACCCGTTTTATGTATCCCTAGTGGTATTTCATTACTCAACCCGTGATATAGGTCTATTTTCAATTTCTTTAGATCGGTCTTCATCAAGTTGGCACGCCATATAGAACGGAGACTGCTTGAGATACCTGAAGGCTCAATGATGTGTACATTATTGTATTGAGATGCATCAAACCTATCTGTTTTTTTAGGTGCCATGAGATAATACTCGTGCTCAGCAAACCCCTCAAAAATAGAAGTAAGTAATGTGCGGCTGTAGTGCCCTAAACCTGTAAAATTTTGAAACGCCCTTTTTGCGTCGAAAGCAATACGCATAATCGTTCTATTGCCAAGAAAAGTAGTAAATATTATACGCTTTGGCTAATGTTGATATCTAGTTCTTGGTTTCGTAAAAGATATTTACCTAAAATATCAAACTCTAAATTTACTCTATGACCTTGTTCCAATGCAAAGAAATTGGTGTGCTCATAGGTATAAGGAATTATTGTGACGGTGAATGTGTCATGTCCCACATTAAACAACGTAAGGCTAACACCATTGATACAAATGCTCCCCTTCTCTATAGTTAGTTTTGCAAACTCCTTAGGGAAAGAAAAGCTAAACAACCAGCTACCCTCAAGCTCCTTCTTTTCAGTACAAATTGCTACAGTATCAACATGTCCCTGAACAAAATGCCCATCTAGCCTATCACCAACTTTAAGCGCTCTTTCTAAGTTTAACCTATTACCTATTTGCCAATCACCTAGACTTGTTTTTTGCAATGTTTCAGCAACAGCTGTCACTTTATAAGCATCTCCGTCAATAGCTACTACAGTAAGACATACACCATTATGTGCTACAGACTGATCTATTTTCAGTTCGCCAGTAATAGACGACTTTACCCAAAAGTCTATATTAGTACCATTGGGTTGTATATCCTGTACTACACCTACATTCTCTATTATGCCGGTAAACATGCTTAGATTATTTTTTATACGCCGTTCCTAAGTGAAAATTAAGACCAGTGTCACTAGCTACTGTAATATTAACCGATAGCTTTGTGCTATCATTTTTATCTTTTATTAGATAGCCCGAAAGCGTATCTACTGTACGGCATACAATTTGCCCATCTAACACAACGGAATCATTTGTAATGGTAGAGTCCGCATACGATCTATAAAACCTATCTGCTGTCAAACGAATAGAATCAGTATTGCTACAAAAACCTGTTACTCTCAATATGTTATTGCTGTTAGCGTAAATAGTGAGTGTAATATCATTTACCTTTTTCAACTCAAGGTTTGCGTTATAAATGGAGTCTGAAAATGAATAAACGCCTACAAATATATCTTTTGGGTAAAAACAGGTAGTATTATCAGGCCTACCTGGGAACCCCCAATTATAATTAATAGCCTCAGGATCGTTACAATAAGGGTTAGTCAGCTTATCCGATATATCGGGTCCTTCATTATCCGACTTGCTACAAGCAGCCAGAAAGACTAAAAAGACCAATATTATTCCTTTACAATTCCTCATATCGCTTTATAATACAATACACTAACGTAAGATATTCCTCAAAATTATCTAGAATAAAACATATAAACATAAAAAGTTTGTACAAATAATGAATTATGCATAACTTTGCAGTCCTCAAAAAACCAAAAAGGGGGTATAATATTATGTTGATTATTGATTCAAAAGATTGTGAAAACATTGATAAGGCGCTGAAGAAGTACAAAAAGAAGTATGAGAAATCTCGTACCCTTAATCAATTGCGTGCACGTCAGCACTTTACAAAGAAATCAGTTAAGAGACGCCACGAGGTCTTAAAGGCTATCTATCTACAAGAGATAGAGTGTGGTATCAGAGAAAGAAAAAGATAAGCACAACTTTAACATAGTTGTACTAGCATAGCTATTGTGACTGGTATTGTAAATTGTTATATTTACAATACCAGTTTTTTATGATAGAACAGTGGCTAACGGACTTTTTACAATATCTCAAATTTGAGAAGCGCTACGCTGCTCATACGCTTACTGCTTACAGTAAAGACTTACAACAATTTACTGCATATATAGCCGGAGAGTTTGAGATAACTCACCCAAAAGCCATTAAGCATTTCCATATAAGGAGCTGGTTAGCCAGTTTAAAAGACGATAAACACACGGTTAGCACCATAAACCGAAAAATATCCAGCTTAAGCTCATTCTACAAATATTTACTACGCTTATCAATAGTAGAGCAGAATCCTGTGAAACTATTACACGCTTTGCGTAAAGAGGAACGCCTGCCATCCTATATGAAAGAGGAAGAAACAGACTTCCTATTACATGAAATACAATTTGACGAAGGATTTAAAGGTGCTACAGATAGGTTAATATGTGACCTTTTGTACCAGACAGGTATGCGTAGAAGCGAGCTTATACACCTAAAAGAGCAGGATATAGAGTGGTCGCTCAAGCAAATAAGAGTGCTAGGTAAAGGGAACAAAGAGCGTTTAATCCCTATTAGTGAAGAACTAAGCAGATCTATACGGTTTTATATAGAAGATAAAAAAGCTATAACCTGTGATACTAATGGAGAGCTATTAGTGCTTACCAGTGGCAAGCCGCTATATGCAGGATATGTGTACAAGATCGTACAAAAGTACTTAGGTATGTCAACCACGCTTTCTAAAAAGAGCCCTCACATACTGAGGCATACTTTTGCTACACATTTATTAAATAAAGGAGCCAATATACAAGCTATTAAAGAATTACTTGGGCATAGCAGTCTTGCTGCAACTCAGGTATATACACATAATAATATTGATAAATTAAAAGAAATACATAAGGAGCGTCATCCTAGGGGATGACGCTTCATTGATAACAATAAAAATGTTTTAATATGAATGTGCAAATCCAAAGCGTGCACTTCGACGCTGACTCTAAATTGTTGGAACATGTGAACAAGAAAATAGAAAAGTTAAGTACGTTCCATGATCACATTATAGGAGTAGAAGTATACTTAAAACTTGACAATGTAGCCCACACCATTAAGGACAAAGTAGCCGAGATCAAAGTATACGTACCTAAGCATTCTTTTTTCGTAAAACACCAGTCTAAAGGCTTTGAACAGTCTTTTGACCATGCTTTTGACTCTATGGTAAATCGTATAAAAAAGCAGAAAGAAAAGATGTTAGCTTAACATAAAATATTATCTTAGATGTAACAAATCCGGCTTTTTATAATAAATGCCGGATTTATTTTTCAATCATCTTGCAATAAAAGCCTAAAACGCCTATTTTGCATATCTAATGACTAATTATCGAATCATGGTGCAACGTTGGATAAAGAACATTGTTGTCTTTACAGCTGCGACTGTATTCCTTACTGCATGTACAGAAAAGGAATTTAGTAAGGATGAACCGTTGGAGAAAACCTATTATGCGTCTCTTTACATCAGTAGCCAAAATCAAGTATTATATGCCTTAAAGCCAAATTCAGGCGATAAGCTATGGGAAATCAACATAGGTACAAACCTTACCTCTAGTCCTTTAGTACTTGGAGATAAGCTTATATTAGGTACTGACAAAGGGTTAATGATAATTGATGCTAAAAAAGGCACCACTATTAGCACTATTGCAGAAGTAAAATCTACACAATCTTCTCCTACAGGTGAAGGCAATATCGTGTACATTGGTACAGATGACAGTAAGGTAGTAGCAGTAAATCTTGATGATAATACTATCAAATGGACATTTAACACGACAAGTGCTGTTAACTCGTCTCCTACCATATCTAACGGTCAAGTATTTGTTGCGTCTAGTAATGCTGTTTATTCATTAGACCAAGCATCAGGCACCAAAGTCTGGGAGTTTTTACCAACTGGCGGAGGTACTTTCTTTGCGTCTCCTGCAATTGAACTTCCTTATTTATACATTGGTAGCAATGATGGTAACCTTT
Encoded here:
- a CDS encoding HPF/RaiA family ribosome-associated protein; translated protein: MNVQIQSVHFDADSKLLEHVNKKIEKLSTFHDHIIGVEVYLKLDNVAHTIKDKVAEIKVYVPKHSFFVKHQSKGFEQSFDHAFDSMVNRIKKQKEKMLA
- the rpsU gene encoding 30S ribosomal protein S21; protein product: MLIIDSKDCENIDKALKKYKKKYEKSRTLNQLRARQHFTKKSVKRRHEVLKAIYLQEIECGIRERKR
- a CDS encoding glycosyltransferase family 1 protein, which encodes MRIAFDAKRAFQNFTGLGHYSRTLLTSIFEGFAEHEYYLMAPKKTDRFDASQYNNVHIIEPSGISSSLRSIWRANLMKTDLKKLKIDLYHGLSNEIPLGIHKTGIKTVVTIHDLIFERYAHHDGAIDTAIYRSKFKYACKKADKVIAISKQTRDDIVEFYNIDPQKIEVCYQSCNAIFQLLLREEEKEAVRARYGLPKEYFLYVGSVVDRKNLLTICKAMKLLQNKLSIPLVVIGSGGSYFQKVKQYITENRLEESIIFLSEQEYAANEPRYKNSLDFPAIYQMATAMIYPSVYEGFGLPVLEALWSAIPVITSDQSSLVEVGGDAACLIDPMDEQLMANEMYDIATNAERRSTMIEKGLQHAQNFTPESCAAKVMEVYESIL
- a CDS encoding tyrosine-type recombinase/integrase, with the protein product MIEQWLTDFLQYLKFEKRYAAHTLTAYSKDLQQFTAYIAGEFEITHPKAIKHFHIRSWLASLKDDKHTVSTINRKISSLSSFYKYLLRLSIVEQNPVKLLHALRKEERLPSYMKEEETDFLLHEIQFDEGFKGATDRLICDLLYQTGMRRSELIHLKEQDIEWSLKQIRVLGKGNKERLIPISEELSRSIRFYIEDKKAITCDTNGELLVLTSGKPLYAGYVYKIVQKYLGMSTTLSKKSPHILRHTFATHLLNKGANIQAIKELLGHSSLAATQVYTHNNIDKLKEIHKERHPRG
- a CDS encoding riboflavin synthase, which codes for MFTGIIENVGVVQDIQPNGTNIDFWVKSSITGELKIDQSVAHNGVCLTVVAIDGDAYKVTAVAETLQKTSLGDWQIGNRLNLERALKVGDRLDGHFVQGHVDTVAICTEKKELEGSWLFSFSFPKEFAKLTIEKGSICINGVSLTLFNVGHDTFTVTIIPYTYEHTNFFALEQGHRVNLEFDILGKYLLRNQELDINISQSV
- a CDS encoding PQQ-binding-like beta-propeller repeat protein; the protein is MTNYRIMVQRWIKNIVVFTAATVFLTACTEKEFSKDEPLEKTYYASLYISSQNQVLYALKPNSGDKLWEINIGTNLTSSPLVLGDKLILGTDKGLMIIDAKKGTTISTIAEVKSTQSSPTGEGNIVYIGTDDSKVVAVNLDDNTIKWTFNTTSAVNSSPTISNGQVFVASSNAVYSLDQASGTKVWEFLPTGGGTFFASPAIELPYLYIGSNDGNLYTLKVTDGSLAWQYATTGPIKSSPIVYGGNIIFGSDDNKIYCIDSAAKKERWIYTTTERVVSSPYGYGNVVYVGGFDHTFYALNVIDGEVKWRYKTNGLIKSSPLAHEGTVYIGSFDKTLYAFDTSGALKWSRDIDGSIEASPVIFDLQKAFYPSLSGKSLN